Below is a window of Neodiprion virginianus isolate iyNeoVirg1 chromosome 4, iyNeoVirg1.1, whole genome shotgun sequence DNA.
ctattcatatAACACAAATTGCAAATTTCCAATCACAGTGGAGTTTGGACGAAAATATCAATCTGGATGAGAATACCAAATCACAAAAACTCGCTACAGTTCCATTCCTATTGAATTTAGCATCCCTGTCACAAACACTCTTGAAGGCCCTTACGACTGATGTTCTACAAACTTGTAATTATCTTGGTTTCAAACAATTACTACTTAAAATATGAgtagaaattaataatacacATACTTTAATATTCGAGTACACATGGGTAAATGGTAGTTAAACAAATGTATGAATTAATGCTGATTATTTTTAGTGAGGCCTGACATAATACCACAGTTGGCTTTGTTTGCTTCTGATTggtgcaaatatttcaatgatCAACCAGAAGCGTTGATAGACTTAACAGTTCACTTAGCTCTGGGATGTGAGCAGGGTGCATCCCAAATCGTGAATATTTTGTTGGATACGAGTTTAAATCAAAGCAACGTTGGTTACCACAGTGTGAATGCTGCTCAAAGTGTCAAGAATGTCTGTAGAGAAATACTTGAATTAATTCTTCAGGAGATTGACTCCCTAGTGAGAGCACACGGCCCGCAATCATCAAACATAGCTTTGTTAAATTCTGTGAAACAGGAACTATCCTTTATTACTCCGTTACTTCTCAATCCGAATCCATTAAGGGTTCAAACCGCAGTTCGTATCCTTTCTCTTCTGGGTGCACAGAGTCCAAATGTCTTAGTATCATCCGCTTCTTTTATGTTGCGAAAAGGAGAAACCAAATTTCACCTTGCTGCGCTTATGAGGCTCGTCACAGATAATGTAAATACTTTTGCCATCAATACAACTGATAATGAAAACACTGTTGTGGGAAAtggatatttttcacaagCTGTTGAGCAAGCAATCAGGGAATCGCAGTTCACAACTGCATCAAATGATGGTGAGGGAAGGCAGTTGTTCAAAAATCTAATAACACTATTGAAGTAAGTCTACTTTAGTCATAAGCAGCTGCATCCTGTATACCTTTGAAAGAAGTTGAAAAGCAACTTCTGACATTCATACTTTCAGATGGGAGAAAAGTGATCAAGTGCTTATCCTGAAGTCGGGGATTGTTACACGTGCTGTTAGATCAAATTTACAACAGATCTCCAGTATGCTGATGAAAATAGACAACCCTCTCCTTGCTCACGATATAGCTGGAATATTAAATCTAATTTGCATTCCCGATAGAGATCATTATGTTCCAAGCATTCAACTCGCCTTACAGCTCACTAGGTCAatgattcgatattttttcatctgcaTTGAGGAAAATGGTAGGCATTATCAAAACATAGATCGAAATAATTATAAGTTGTTGGATCACATTGTTCATTTAGCAATTATGGTATTTGTGGGTATCTCaattaacaattattatatttatttcttcagaTGTGATCAAGAAAGTGAAGGGTGTCAAAATTGTCTGTCGTTTTCTTCATGTTCTTACTTGTTACTCTCAATGTGCAAGAGTTTTAGCTCTCAGAGAACTTTTAGAGCAAAGTATATATAATGAACCGGCTAAATATTTTGGTGCGAAAGTAAAGTTTGATCCTCAGACCGAAGACATCCttttattacaacaaaatCATAAACAGGTAGAGTGCGGTAAAGCGAGATATTCTTGTGCTGCTGATTGATGGAGTCCTTCATGCAGGATTATTATTTCACCTTATTTGTTGTAGGGCACCAGTGTAATGCTGGCTCAAAGACATTCTTCTGTATTTCATGCTGGCGTGATAGGCCAGGGTCCGCGAAAACCACCACCAGAAAATCTGATCGATAAGGAAACTATAACTCTAAATACAACTCTACTTATGGATGCAATAAAGGTAAAATGATAACAGTAAATAAAGATACAGGGTTTCAAACAacctttctttcatttttctttcattgaGTCTATTTGAGTAGAATATTAATCCAGATCATTCAACTTATCATATTAACAAATGACTTATTTTGCTAAACATTTGACTCTGCCACCTGTTCGCTACAGTCTTGCTGCAGCAATCCAGAGTTAGGTCAACATCCAGTAAATTTGGATGCTATATCTATGGTCAGTTTGCTCCTAGTGGAATTGGTTTCCCCCGATGTTATGTACAACGGACTACCTTGGCCTGACGAAGAATTTACCAAGGTATAGCGTTGCGTTGATAGTAACATTTacttaataaatttttgtgcaTTTATTAATAATGGTGATATGATTGCAGGTAACAGTTGAACGAGACTTGCAAATACGGCGTACGTTCAAAGATGTTCCACTACTGTGGTCACACCTAGAACTGACGGCTCGCTATCGTCCTGCTCTGGCTTATTGCTCTGTACTTCTAAGAGCTATTGCTGCAACAGTTTTGGCTAACTGGAGTCCAGTAGAAGGTGTCTTACTTGCAAATGTTATGGCTCTTGGATTGCTGCTACCTCCTCCGTTATCGAGTATCAGAGATGTTTTGCCTAATATTAAACAACATCAAGTAAGCCatactattattattcataaaatttatttgagaAATGTGAACGGCATGTCATTTATCAAATGATGCCTATCCTTAGCAAAACTGAAGTCACTCAATAACTAactaaaaacaattttatttacagaTTAATCTGGTATTGAGGGAGTGCATATGGGCTTACATGCATGAAAACGTACCATCACCAGCCCTGTTTACACGCAGTGAAGGAAGCAATGTTGCATGGCG
It encodes the following:
- the LOC124303970 gene encoding integrator complex subunit 5 isoform X2 is translated as MSCRATRTLIDITTQCLQCLMHLETESCIKALLDTSVSHSPHFDWVVAHVGSCFPNTVITRVLTCGLKDFCAMGYDQNIKNPKLNSVVGILGHLAGSHVNDIRTALLDLFRWSLDENINLDENTKSQKLATVPFLLNLASLSQTLLKALTTDVLQTLRPDIIPQLALFASDWCKYFNDQPEALIDLTVHLALGCEQGASQIVNILLDTSLNQSNVGYHSVNAAQSVKNVCREILELILQEIDSLVRAHGPQSSNIALLNSVKQELSFITPLLLNPNPLRVQTAVRILSLLGAQSPNVLVSSASFMLRKGETKFHLAALMRLVTDNVNTFAINTTDNENTVVGNGYFSQAVEQAIRESQFTTASNDGEGRQLFKNLITLLKWEKSDQVLILKSGIVTRAVRSNLQQISSMLMKIDNPLLAHDIAGILNLICIPDRDHYVPSIQLALQLTRSMIRYFFICIEENDVIKKVKGVKIVCRFLHVLTCYSQCARVLALRELLEQSIYNEPAKYFGAKVKFDPQTEDILLLQQNHKQGTSVMLAQRHSSVFHAGVIGQGPRKPPPENLIDKETITLNTTLLMDAIKSCCSNPELGQHPVNLDAISMVSLLLVELVSPDVMYNGLPWPDEEFTKVTVERDLQIRRTFKDVPLLWSHLELTARYRPALAYCSVLLRAIAATVLANWSPVEGVLLANVMALGLLLPPPLSSIRDVLPNIKQHQINLVLRECIWAYMHENVPSPALFTRSEGSNVAWRDPDASTLNPRCIETLRLIVLANIHRMGALYSALFLHNRK
- the LOC124303970 gene encoding integrator complex subunit 5 isoform X1, encoding MQQSTDILSPQDLLAEVRKFISGAVRNTHGTNTLELARTALSLLRNLPAARDAVLEYFCTVFSVCVSKHVRQIEKNQNQPIHEETTIAEIHNVLCAFVNANPEAWAPIISAWSLELLGKLSSDYANRGNLPKNAGINDFLQQWMSCRATRTLIDITTQCLQCLMHLETESCIKALLDTSVSHSPHFDWVVAHVGSCFPNTVITRVLTCGLKDFCAMGYDQNIKNPKLNSVVGILGHLAGSHVNDIRTALLDLFRWSLDENINLDENTKSQKLATVPFLLNLASLSQTLLKALTTDVLQTLRPDIIPQLALFASDWCKYFNDQPEALIDLTVHLALGCEQGASQIVNILLDTSLNQSNVGYHSVNAAQSVKNVCREILELILQEIDSLVRAHGPQSSNIALLNSVKQELSFITPLLLNPNPLRVQTAVRILSLLGAQSPNVLVSSASFMLRKGETKFHLAALMRLVTDNVNTFAINTTDNENTVVGNGYFSQAVEQAIRESQFTTASNDGEGRQLFKNLITLLKWEKSDQVLILKSGIVTRAVRSNLQQISSMLMKIDNPLLAHDIAGILNLICIPDRDHYVPSIQLALQLTRSMIRYFFICIEENDVIKKVKGVKIVCRFLHVLTCYSQCARVLALRELLEQSIYNEPAKYFGAKVKFDPQTEDILLLQQNHKQGTSVMLAQRHSSVFHAGVIGQGPRKPPPENLIDKETITLNTTLLMDAIKSCCSNPELGQHPVNLDAISMVSLLLVELVSPDVMYNGLPWPDEEFTKVTVERDLQIRRTFKDVPLLWSHLELTARYRPALAYCSVLLRAIAATVLANWSPVEGVLLANVMALGLLLPPPLSSIRDVLPNIKQHQINLVLRECIWAYMHENVPSPALFTRSEGSNVAWRDPDASTLNPRCIETLRLIVLANIHRMGALYSALFLHNRK